In Alnus glutinosa chromosome 7, dhAlnGlut1.1, whole genome shotgun sequence, the sequence tcttctctctctcaagttCTCCCAAAGTTCAGTGTACTCCATAAAAATACTGTTCCTTAAATGGGTTCATCATGAATACATTTTTGAGCCCACACCCACCTCAAAAATTCCCACTTTTTCTCTCAGTTAGTCTCTCTCTTTGTTGATTTGTTTATGATTTCTTGAAGGTCGCAAGGAACATTGATCTGGTCTATGGAGGGGGCAGCATAGGTCTAATGGGTTTGGTTTCACAAGCCGTTCATGATGGTGGTCGGCATGTTATTGGGTgagtccttttttctttttctttttttcttttgctccttTCACAATcctcaaattaaaaaagagGAATTATGGATTAATCAACAAAATAAGTTAGCTGGTCTTTTGTTATTCATGGTTTTGTTCTCCATTACAACTGATTTTTTGTCATGTAATTGTCTCTCTGCAGAGTTATTCCCAAGACGCTCATGCCTCGAGAGGTTTGTCTGCTacaaccaggaaaaaaaaagtcttgaaccttttcttgtttttcttaaaggtcatatttttttagcattttttttctttctcttcaccATGGTTTGTGTGTTTAACTTTGGGCAGGGGAGGGTGTTGGGTTTAGACCGATGTTCATTTCTTTTCTCCCTcactcttttatttcttttcaaatattatgttttctattttcttttgttcttagcTACTTTCTTCAATCTTTTCATCACTGATTTTGTCTTGTCtgacctttttttatttttgatgtaCTTATGTGTTATGTTATCTATGGttctcatgattttttttttgtgaacacTTAGTAATGGTAGCCTTATCCATGATAATACTTCAGTTGTTGGCACTGCCCCACCATTATGTATATTTCTGTCTCTGCTGTTCTCTCTGATTTCTTTTTTACTATATCAACTTTATAGGATCAGTTGAGCAATGaatatttcttgtgtttttcttctttggctttttctaaaattcaaattctttttttatcacCCTTTGATGAGATATTAAAATCTCTGGCTAGGGAGTCACTgagttaaaaattttggttttaagTCCACCATTCCTGCAACTCTCATCATTGCTTTACTGCACAAAACTCCaaatccctctctctctctttctctgaaatttgatttctataactattttttttctgtGCCTTTGGACCTTTTGCAGTTAACTGGTGAAACAGTGGGGGAATTAAAGACAGTTGCAGATATGCACCAAAGAAAGGCAGAGATGGCTAGGCATTCAGATGCCTTTATTGCCTTACCAGGTTAGTATAAGCCCTGCAAAGTTATTACTTTACAGTATGATTTGAAGGCAAATCAGGAGAACTTAATGTCCTTCAGGCTTCATTTTTACCAATTTTAGCATGTCAGAGATTGACAATATCTCATTTCTTGATTCTTTTGAGAATTTTTGGAGTCCCTTTTCTTTGTTTCATCCCTCAGTTGCTACTTTCCACGCAAGAAATTAATTCTGAAATATGAAATGGAAGCGCTGACGTCTCTGAGTCATACCATAAAAATTCTCATTAGGCATCTGATGCAGCTATTGTTTTTGATGTTACAGACCCTATCCAAGTTTAGCTTTACCTAAAAAGTTGCAGCCTCTttgttttaaatgaaaaaacgaattttcaaccaaaaaaaaaaaaaacaattaggttTATATTCTATGCTTGGTACAATGTTATATGAGTAAGAAACCTTAAGCATGGTAGAAGCCTAGAAGGGATAATCTTGATTTTTCCTCAACTTGGCATGTTCTACCAAAAGAAAGCCGTGTTAAGGGGGACGTGGGAAAGATTTCCAAAAGAATAAGTCAAATTCTCGTGAGATTTTGCTATTTTGGCTGTTCTTTTATGTAGTATGTATGGTATTGATAAATGCTGTCAAAGCAATTGGATGAAACCTAAAATTATGATAAGTTTCTCATCCTTGGCTCACAAATCCCAAGACCAATGATTCATTTCTAACCCGTCTTGACCCATCAACATCTTACACTGAAAATTATAGCTTCTGAGGAACACTGCTTTTGTGGTTAAATATCCTTTTTATCCTCTAATCAGTCCCATAGCTACTGTACAAATTTTTTATCTGCCATATACAGGGAAAAGGACACAAAGACACACTTTCACCAAATAGTTTTGCCAACTAGCACCTGAACCTAACATGGAATGATGCTCTCACCCCTTTAAGATTCTTTTCATCTTGACCCCTGAGTTTGAAAATTCATCAGGCAAAAATTGAGAACATGCAGGGCATCATAGTAATTTTACTAGCTTGGAGACACCTGACCCACCCACCCaccttcctttttcctttttcttttctcaccaAGCGAGGACACCTTATCcaagagaagtgaaaaaaaaaaaaaaaaaaaaaaaaaaaaaacccttgtaGCAGGATAGTTTGAGACCCATTGTGGCCTGCATGGGTAATGGGTTGTTGGCAGAAGATTATGCCGTTGGTTTTTTAAAGGATGAGAGCAATAAATACTCTGTTTTGGGGTTGCAAAAAGGTAAGGCTCAGTGGTTATACATGATGAGTAGGAGACCATGGCCACCAAAATAGAGCGAGTAAAAGTGATCATTGAAAATTCTTTTAGTCAATATAAGTTGCAAGAAACTTCAAATGAGCTGTTTGAACACGGCATAACCAGTTCTTTTAACCTTTTGTATTGTGGATATATTTTTCTGGACCAGAGAAAGAAATGACCAATACCATAATGATTACCACTAACAATGTCAGTATGTTagctatctctctctctatctctaaaTAGTTATGTGGTATACTCTATTACATATATTAAATGATGATGTTGTTGTCCTTGAAACCATAGTGGACACCAAATACGTCTAACGATATTGTTAAATTAATGCTTAACTCTaaagtttaaactgataaaaagaggtaaatttaatgtttaattaatactttagcACTCCTCATCAATAAGTAAAGTccaatacataaaatatataattgaaatgagaggtgaatGACGGAGACAAAGTTCGAAATCGAAACCTTTTCTCTAATACCTTGTTatataattactaattaatcaaaaatattaaaatgataggaagatgtgaatttaattatttaattaatacttgaACGGATATTGTACttagaataatatgattattccaAATGTAAGACatgggcatttttttttaatagcggTTGATGTGGTGTATATCCTCAGATTAATAAAGTTCATATGATGTTCCATGTAGGTGGTTATGGGACTCTGGAAGAACTACTTGAAGTGATAACCTGGGCTCAACTTGGAATTCATGATAAACCGGTAATTGGCATTTCTGAATTTTCTGACTATGTTGACAGCTTAAACTCCTTTAATCTGTGGGAGTTTTAatgttacattaattttttttttttttcaattttttttttttttttgtagttattTAGATAGCTAATATCAGACCATTTCCACAATTTGCAGGTGGGACTGCTGAATGTTGATGGATACTATAATTCGCTGCTGTCATTTATTGACAAAGCAGTGGAAGAAGGATTTATTAGTCCCAGTGCTCGCCAAATAATTGTATCTGCACCAACAGCAAAGGAATTGGTGAAGAAATTGGAGGTACCTAATGCAAAGAAATCTTTTCCAAGTATTTCTTTGTCAATTTGTTATATATCCATTCAAGCAGCTTGTTGCCAAAGTGATATACACAGGAGTCTGATCATGCTCTGTTCCCTCTCTCGTTTTATTTCCTAAGTTTTGAACTGATTATATTGCAGACACAgaaactttctttctttgatgAAATGCTTGTACATTCATAGATTGATAACAGTAACTCTCTGTTTCTTAGATAACTAGATGACTAATTTTTCTTGCTTATTGCTTGCTGTTCTAGGAATATGTCCCCTGTCATGAAGGAGTTGCTTCAAAGTCAAGCTGGGAGATGGAGCAGCTTGGCTACTCTCAAAAATTTGATATCTCGAGGTAATCTGGGGCTTTACTACATTGAAGAGGAGGTGGAAGGATTTTGGAATTGGAAGAAGCCAATATGAAGAAACTCAATTTTCTGTCATGGGGAGggaattcttttttcttatcttgTAAATTACTGCAATTGACCACAATATGTGAAGCTTCTGTATTCCCTTTTTTTGGAACATTGATTTCCTTCCATGTAGTTAAGATTAAGAGCTAGAGTCTTATGAACTTTCCCCTTCAAAATGTTGACTAATTTATATGATCAAATTACTAAGCCTTCAACTCTTATGAAACTCTTTCAttttcaccccccccccccccccccaaaaaaaaagaaaagaaaagaaaagaaaagaaagagacatTTGAAACGAAAGTATGCTGGAGTTACGTGAAAGATGAGAATATGCTTGAGCTTGCTTAAACGGTCTAcatataacttcattttctcgttttctcattaaaaaagtgGAATTAAATTTGGACCGTTGAATAAATTAAGCACATATGCTTTAcggcacctaagccaaatcatCCTGTAAGACAAGCCTAAGTGTCATCAGCATAGAGAGGGAAGGAGGGGCCAATGGTTTAACAAACATGTTCCACAACTATGTTTGCTATCAAGCACCTGTTAGCTGGTGTGGTTGTAGCTACAGACATCAGACAGGAGTAACCCAACCAACGACCAGTAACGGAAAGGTGCCAAGTGGTGTTGGTTGAAAGAGTGAAGAGAGGGGCCTCTTCCTGGTCCCTTAGGAAAAGATGGATCTGCCGACAAATGGGACAATGACATGTGTTGCATAGGGCCACTTCTCACCATGTATACCACAATTATACAACTTGATTATGTGACCATGAAAATCAGTCTTTAAATCaacattcttaaaaaaattaaaaaaaatatatatatttatcaaattattaatttttaatgtcaCATCATCCTAATTGATTTTTTGAGAAGATGCACCGCGTGATATGCCCTATTTTAGGTCTCACTTATGTGTTTGTTCTACCATTTTATTGTACCAATGGAGGGCATTTGGTGGTTGAGTTGTCAGTTCTCTTGAGTTTTGGTGGGTTTAAATTGGATACAATGTGAAAGCTATTTGTGAAAAGTgcttcttgaaatgatgtttaaACATGGGGGGAGAGAAGGAATAAAAGGAAGGAACAACTTGAGTCAAGTCATTAAAACTCTTTTTGGGTTTGTCAAAAAAGTGCTAATTTGCTTTAAAGATGCCAATTAAGGATTAGCGGTGAAGGAAGAATAATGGCATTGATCATATGTATGAACAGGACCTGGAAATGACCTCTTTGGGTTAGGGATTTTGAATGAAAAAGTTACATAAATCAATTAAGTTAAAGTCAAATGACAATATACTATTACGTAAATCAATTAACAAACAGTGCTAATTTAGGGATGAATGCATTTTTGGGCCAAGCCAAGTGTAATATAGAAAGGCCCATTATCAAATTCTCATCACCATGGAGGAGAAAATTTTACTCTGCCCTTGTTGATTTTTAAGGATTTTCCTTATCTTCACTATTCTCTCTTGTCACCAACTCACATATAATACAAGTTTCCATTCCGGAAAATGTAGGCACTTTTATGCTCCGTATTTTTcagtgtaaaatattttttattgtaaaatatttttaaagaaatcatttttcaataaaatgttTTCGGCAGAAAACATTTTCCTGTGTTTAGCATGTATGgaaaatcacatatattttttatattttcattcaatcattttaacctataaaaatcaatttttattcacaacataaaaatattaatataaaataattgctTGGTGGTGGTCTAAGGGAGGTTCGGTGGTGATCCAGGGTAGCTCGGTTATGGTCCGAGGGTGGCTCGGTGATGGTCCGGACTCCGGGGTTGGCTCGATGGTGGTCTAGGAGTGGTTCAGTTATGGTCTAGGGTGGCTCGGCGgtgatctgggggtggctcggggATGGTCAGGAGGTGATTTGGTGATGGTCCAATGGTGGCTCGGTAGTGATTCGGGGTTGGCTTGGTGTTGGTATGTGGGTGGCTCAGTGGTGGTTTGAGGGTAGCTGGGTGATGGTATAAGTTGATTGGGTGGTGACCCGGCGGTGGCTCGGGTCTgtcatggaaaatgatttacggaatttaaaaatgtaaatcatttttcgaaatgaAAAAGCTTTTTGGTCAAATcgtaaatatttttgtttttattactattttcaGTCGCACTAAACACCgagaaatatgaaaaacatttttcataaaatattttacgctaaAACAAAAATGGAGAATTAACCAAAGTTTTCATACagggaaagaaaaattaatgttACACACACTCTCACTCTTATATTTTCTGACATGacacaaaaaaattactattagattttaGATGAATTACTACTATTTGATTTTGAATCCCATGATGatttttatgctccgtttgtttcgatgtaaaatgatttccgtcgtaaaatggtttcagggaagtcatttttctggaaaatatttttcgccgaaagcatttttcgatgtttggtgcgtatggaaaatcacaaatatttttttatattcttattcaatcatatcaacctataaaaatcaatttttattcaaaacatataaatattaatgtaaaataatataaaaatcaccggtgacgagattccgtcactgacaGACAGGATTTCGGCCACTTTTACCGGATTCCGGCTACTATATCCAGAATCCGAGATAAAGGTTGGAATCTAGACAGTTTCGTCAGAATCTGAGTTGCCAGATTTCGGcaaagtggccggattccggcaaaagtGACCGGATTCCTACTAAAACTATCGAAATCCGGCACAGAACGACCGGACTCCAACCTACTGGCCGGAACAATCTCGGCCAGTCAGCAGGGATCCAATCGTTCTAGCCAGATCCGTCCAGCTGGCAGGATGGAATCTGGCCGTTCTAGCAGGGATATTCTGGCCAGATCTGTCGGGCCAGCCGGCCAGGCTTGAATACGACCAGCTTGGCCTTCGGAATTTGTaaaccggattccggcgacattgacTGGATGTTGACGAATTTCGGTATGGGCAAGATTTTGatgatggtcgactgcttgaacgcgaaggtcgactgtgtcgtttaaaaggAGATGAATGCGTCTGGCTTCTTCAGAAAAtgaaagtgtaaatcattttccgaaatttactaagcatttttggtcaaacagaaatcattttccggttgactattatttttgcccttaccaaacaccgaaaaatgtcgaaattatttttcagaaattattttacgtcgaaacaaacggagcattaatatcACATCATGAAGTATGGACTTGAGAGTATAGGAGTGGAAGTGTGTTGTAGCGTTTCTAAGAATAGGGAATGATATATGGGAACACGGATGTTGAAAAGATTGTAAACCCAATAACTTCAGATGTGCATACCATCAATAGGAAACCAGGGCAGCTCTTCCCTAGCTCCGAGAAAAAACCTAGAACATTCTTTCATGGGAAGCTTAAGATATAATAGTCTccatcattatttttatttttatttcagatTCCTTTTGATATATAATCCTTTGGTGAAGTTGCAGGTCATTCTTTTATGATATATTGACACTTTGTTCTTTGAAATTAAATGACGTCCAAATCAACTTATgatgtaaaataaaattcattccaAGAAGCTTTGATTTTTATGATATAATTCAATAAGCAGATCCACATTTTATGGAGTAATTAAGCTCTTTTGGTGAAGTTTCGATTCATTGAAAACTAATCAACTAAACTTTAGAACAGTTATTCTTGTGCAGAAGACAACATTATCACCAATAAAAAAGATTATTAAACTAACTGCAACCAGAAATGAATCTGAATATAATGGTTTAAGAGGCACAAAATTCCTTACCAAGGGTCATAAAGATATTAATCCAATACATAACAtttggcaggaaaaaaaaacttggaattTCTGAAGGGCCCTAACAATGGAGCCAAGTTCTATGTAGAAATGTAATGATCATCTAACAAGTTCGAAAGTTCTCACATTGAAGTCAAAGCAGAAGAAGCAGCGCATATATATAATGGACAAGTCCTGCTACTCCAGTGCTTTTTGGAGCATGCATGTGTTTCTTTCATAAacatttattcataaataaCTCACAAGCATAGTGATGTTCTCATTTCATGTAAATAAGAATAAACAATAAATGGATTGACTTACaacctaaatcctaaacaaCACAACAATTTGATCATTACTTTCACCACAGATAAAAACAATGGCAGCTATCTGGCATTCaacaaatataaagagatgctacaatacaaatacaaaaaaattcaatgagCTACCTCACCATTTTCACGTTCTGTTTTTTTGTCCATTCATTGATAATCCTGGTGCCTTTGAATAGCATGACTATGATTCTTTTGAATTGCAGGGTGGTGACCTTCTCCCAAAGCCTAACTTTTTGGGAAGAATGCACCAACTTTTCTTTGTCTTAGCCAACTTGTGAAGTTCCATCTTCATGCTTGAGCACTCCTTTTCAAGCTCCAAAACACGTTCCTTCATGTTCTCAGCACTCACTCCTCGATCTTGTACAAGGTCCATTTGACGAGAGCCATCATTTTTGGGAAGCTCAAGGTTTCCACTGGGATTTTGAGAGTTCTCAAGATTGTCAgaaacaaagaaccaacctgAAATTGACGTCCGGAGTCGAAGCTGTTCGAAGAAGAGGACTTGCACAATTACTCGAAGAGGTAGCCTCTCATTCTGGGCTGCATGGGTGCTGGCTTCCAAAGAGAGCTTCTGGCAGTTCATAAGTCGACAGAGTTGCTCCCTCTCAGAATCTGTTAGCCAAGGATGTGTCTGAAGTTATGAAATATGTGATGTTGTTAGCATTATCAGAACCAGATGCCACCAAATTTCAAATATATGAGACAATTCAATTATCAAGGATTGTCTTACCTTCAGGTATATATCAATTGCATGATAAATACCATCTTCAAGCGGCCGGGCATAATCGGGGACAACAGCAGCCAGCGCCTGAAACTTCGGCAACTTCAAATTAACATCTGGAGCCACCTCAGCAAGATATCCATCCACCAGACCAGCCACCATAGTAACAGGTGTCAGAGTGTCTGTCCCACTTACCAATTGGCCCTCTTCAATTATGCTTGGAGAAGAAGGTGCAGGTGCCTGATATAGTGACATGAAATGATCAAGAATCCTCTGAACACAGTCTATATCATAAAGGGTTTCGATCGAGTAACCCATATTTGGTATGAGAAGATCTACAAGCACAGCTTGGTCCAACTGAGTTCCAACCcttttctccaaattttctcTGCATGATGAACTTGCATGTAAGATCATAGCAGCACGGAGTAGCCTAAGCAGAAACTTGGTGGATATGACTCCCTTCTTATTAGGAAGCAGCCCTACAATCTCTTCAAGTAGAGCCCTTTGGTCTGCCTCCGAAGTGGTGCAAATGGTTGTCCCTGGATTGGTATTATTTGCATCACTGAAGCTTGATTGCCTATTCAACAAAGGAAGATATCTCCTAGCATAGTAAATGAGGGAAGCAGCAATATTCTCAAGCTTCATGCCTTTTGATTGCACAGACAAAATCAGCCGTTTATATAGGGGCAAGCTAAGAAATGAGACGTCCTCAAACCACCAATCATCACCAAGAGGTTGTGACTTATTTTCAGAAGTTATACCATTCCACAAGACAGTGCCTGCTGCATTCCGCTGGCTAGTGCATCCAGATACAGGCCAATTGAATAGATTTGGGTCTGCACAAGCTTTCATGGCCAAGGAGTCTAGGCATCTTGAAATAATGTGGAGCTCTTCTGCGTATTTTTGAACTTCTTCACATGTTTCAAGAGCTTTTATGGTGTCCGCCCAATCACCAAAAACTTCATTAAAGAAACCTTCTGTCTGTGAGATTAGGTTTCCTTGTCCATAATCTTCAGTCATTAGAAGATACTCTGCTGCACATCTAAGGCTGACTACATTCAAAGCGGA encodes:
- the LOC133874054 gene encoding cytokinin riboside 5'-monophosphate phosphoribohydrolase LOG3 isoform X1; the protein is MEVKSETRQSKFRSICVFCGSSHGKKSSYQDAAIELGRELVARNIDLVYGGGSIGLMGLVSQAVHDGGRHVIGVIPKTLMPRELTGETVGELKTVADMHQRKAEMARHSDAFIALPGGYGTLEELLEVITWAQLGIHDKPVGLLNVDGYYNSLLSFIDKAVEEGFISPSARQIIVSAPTAKELVKKLEEYVPCHEGVASKSSWEMEQLGYSQKFDISR
- the LOC133874054 gene encoding cytokinin riboside 5'-monophosphate phosphoribohydrolase LOG3 isoform X3: MRAKRTKRVARNIDLVYGGGSIGLMGLVSQAVHDGGRHVIGVIPKTLMPRELTGETVGELKTVADMHQRKAEMARHSDAFIALPGGYGTLEELLEVITWAQLGIHDKPVGLLNVDGYYNSLLSFIDKAVEEGFISPSARQIIVSAPTAKELVKKLEEYVPCHEGVASKSSWEMEQLGYSQKFDISR
- the LOC133874054 gene encoding cytokinin riboside 5'-monophosphate phosphoribohydrolase LOG3 isoform X2 — its product is MPILDMEKFFHVSIAYAGYVVARNIDLVYGGGSIGLMGLVSQAVHDGGRHVIGVIPKTLMPRELTGETVGELKTVADMHQRKAEMARHSDAFIALPGGYGTLEELLEVITWAQLGIHDKPVGLLNVDGYYNSLLSFIDKAVEEGFISPSARQIIVSAPTAKELVKKLEEYVPCHEGVASKSSWEMEQLGYSQKFDISR
- the LOC133873322 gene encoding BTB/POZ domain-containing protein At5g03250, with the protein product MACIGLGSKSEAFHLEGQAWFCTTGLPSDVTIEVGEMSFHLHKFPLLSRSGLLEKLIEEFSSEDGSGCILQLHDLPGGAKAFELIAKFCYGVKLDLSALNVVSLRCAAEYLLMTEDYGQGNLISQTEGFFNEVFGDWADTIKALETCEEVQKYAEELHIISRCLDSLAMKACADPNLFNWPVSGCTSQRNAAGTVLWNGITSENKSQPLGDDWWFEDVSFLSLPLYKRLILSVQSKGMKLENIAASLIYYARRYLPLLNRQSSFSDANNTNPGTTICTTSEADQRALLEEIVGLLPNKKGVISTKFLLRLLRAAMILHASSSCRENLEKRVGTQLDQAVLVDLLIPNMGYSIETLYDIDCVQRILDHFMSLYQAPAPSSPSIIEEGQLVSGTDTLTPVTMVAGLVDGYLAEVAPDVNLKLPKFQALAAVVPDYARPLEDGIYHAIDIYLKTHPWLTDSEREQLCRLMNCQKLSLEASTHAAQNERLPLRVIVQVLFFEQLRLRTSISGWFFVSDNLENSQNPSGNLELPKNDGSRQMDLVQDRGVSAENMKERVLELEKECSSMKMELHKLAKTKKSWCILPKKLGFGRRSPPCNSKES